The Brassica napus cultivar Da-Ae chromosome C7, Da-Ae, whole genome shotgun sequence genome has a segment encoding these proteins:
- the LOC111212930 gene encoding uncharacterized protein LOC111212930 yields the protein MDGMESKFQDILHGTRNVRDYGDEFNRLRRFAGHYLSDHDLVRRFLKGMMIELRNSCNVRDYRDVHELIEKAAEQETGLEEERRRNQASQNQGAKRPRDSPPLTKTAPARAPCGRCGRLHPGECRMGACYNYGQHGHIARDCLRERQGRPEAAHRGRCYHCGQEGSVAVGGVTSFTLFDTGATQSFVSPKLTREWNFKGNFNTMVTGVETAGTEKMATRGKYEEVPVILAVVNLPGDLLELELGRYEVILGMDWLAQHRAVVECAKACVWIPLEGRQIVYKGMRTRTRVSVISMVHAEEAIRREEKPS from the exons ATGGATGGAATGGAAAGCAAGTTTCAGGACATCCTTCACGGGACCAGGAACGTGAGAGACTACGGGGACGAAttcaaccgactcaggaggTTTGCGGGACACTACCTGAGTGACCACGATTTAGTCCGCCGGTTCCTCAAGGGAATGATGATAGAACTGAGGAACAGCTGCAATGTGCGAGATTACCGTGATGTCCATGAACTGATCGAGAAGGCCGCTGAACAAGAAACAGGGCTTGAGGAGGAGCGACGACGAAACCAGGCCTCCCAGAATCAGGGTGCCAAGCGGCCCCGGGATTCACCACCCCTGACCAAGACTGCCCCGGCAAGGGCCCCATGCGGGAGGTGTGGACGGTTACACCCGGGAGAATGTCGGATGGGAGCATGCTACAACTATGGACAGCACGGTCACATCGCGAGGGATTGTCTGAGGGAGAGACAAGGACGCCCGGAAGCTGCCCATCGAGGGCGCTGTTATCATTGTGGCCAAGAAG GATCCGTCGCGGTCGGAGGAGTGACATCATTCACTCTCTTCGACACTGGGGCCACTCAAAGTTTTGTAAGCCCTAAACTTACACGTGAGTGGAACTTTAAGGGGAATTTCAACACCATGGTGACGGGGGTCGAGACTGCGGGTACAGAGAAAATGGCGACGAGGGGAAAGTATGAAGAGGTGCCGGTGATCCTCGCAGTAGTGAACCTACCGGGGGACCTACTGGAGTTAGAGCTGGGGCGATACGAAGTGATATTGGGAATGGATTGGCTAGCACAGCACAGAGCTGTAGTCGAATGTGCCAAGGCATGTGTCTGGATACCGCTGGAGGGAAGACAAATCGTG
- the LOC106409174 gene encoding uncharacterized protein LOC106409174 isoform X1 has product MAGEDFQSRVERIFGSLAFSRYTSSAPPLRQTQWGSVWSLSGAEVEKREWKREQLASYDREEMPCASSFDEILRQQRISSTDRKEGEEGGDEDFGDEDDDWSIRASMGLDRTLDDEDEEDEYDKVALGKEDGGKCVSMEDAISRPCGVRIRDPRANHAAAKMRLKEDELEANK; this is encoded by the exons ATGGCCGGCGAAGATTTCCAGTCTCGCGTCGAGAGGATCTTCGGATCTCTCGCCTTCTCCCGCTACACGTCTTCTGCGCCGCCGCTGCGGCAAACGCAATGGGGCTCGGTGTGGTCTCTCTCCGGCGCAGAAGTGGAGAAGCGGGAGTGGAAGCGAGAGCAGCTCGCTTCGTACGATAGGGAAGAGATGCCTTGTGCGTCATCGTTCGACGAGATTCTGAGGCAGCAGAGGATCTCGAGCACTGATCGGAAGGAGGGTGAGGAAGGTGGTGACGAGGATTTTGgtgatgaggatgatgattgGAGCATCAGAGCATCCATGGGCCTTGACCGTACTCTCGATGATGAG GACGAAGAAGATGAGTATGATAAGGTCGCACTAGGGAAAGAGGATGGTGGTAAATGCGTGTCTATGGAAGATGCCATTTCGAGACCTTGTGGTGTGCGGATTCGGGACCCTCGTGCTAACCATGCTGCTGCAAAAATGAGGTTGAAGGAAGATGAACTCGAGGCCAACAAGTAA
- the LOC106409174 gene encoding plastocyanin major isoform, chloroplastic isoform X2, with amino-acid sequence MASITSATVAIPSFTGLKSTSSKPSAVVRIPTVASTSPKLTVKSSLKNFGVAAVAAAASIALAGNAMAIDVLLGSGDGALAFVPNDFTIAKGEKIVFKNNAGFPHNVVFDEDEIPSGFDASKISMDEQDLLNGPGETYEVALTEPGTYSFYCAPHQGAGMVGKVTVN; translated from the coding sequence ATGGCTTCAATAACCTCAGCCACCGTCGCAATCCCATCTTTCACCGGTCTCAAATCCACATCCTCCAAACCCTCAGCCGTCGTCAGAATCCCCACCGTGGCGTCAACATCACCGAAGCTCACCGTGAAGTCATCATTAAAAAACTTCGGAGTCGCTGCCGTAGCGGCTGCAGCTTCCATTGCTTTGGCTGGAAACGCCATGGCAATAGATGTTCTCTTGGGATCAGGAGATGGGGCGTTAGCCTTTGTTCCCAACGATTTCACTATAGCGAAAGGTGAGAAGATTGTGTTCAAGAACAATGCTGGGTTCCCACACAACGTTGTGTTCGATGAGGACGAGATCCCAAGTGGTTTTGACGCCAGCAAGATCTCGATGGACGAGCAAGATTTACTTAATGGTCCGGGAGAGACGTACGAGGTTGCTTTGACTGAGCCTGGGACTTACAGCTTTTATTGTGCGCCGCATCAGGGTGCTGGTATGGTTGGTAAAGTTACTGTTAACTAA
- the LOC106409191 gene encoding uncharacterized protein At1g76070 yields MEKASDNNPTKLSKMLQKALSIGHGAAPFSPVRDFHHHHHRTASTVNRGFFFSGPITPLLPTAASRARRRTKNAVVFAEPTSPKVSCIGQIKLANKSKCPDAKNRERKNLKPASSCLVKEAGKGNWSKLKRLFSMGSRKSNYTAVSAASEHPISAVEAVAVPSLGKMKKFASSREALGGFDRTAEIKREESRSDHHRRGYSSDDKETMIPCAVSTPLALCSRQKSEVNLWKRRTMDRPKPLQVKASY; encoded by the coding sequence ATGGAAAAAGCATCCGACAACAACCCCACGAAACTCTCGAAGATGCTTCAAAAAGCGTTATCAATTGGTCACGGTGCGGCGCCGTTTAGTCCGGTAAGAGatttccaccaccaccaccaccgtacGGCTTCGACGGTGAACAGAGGATTTTTCTTCTCTGGTCCGATAACACCGTTGCTTCCAACGGCGGCCTCAAGAGCTAGGAGAAGAACCAAGAACGCCGTCGTTTTCGCCGAACCCACTTCTCCTAAGGTCTCCTGCATCGGTCAGATCAAACTCGCTAATAAGTCGAAATGCCCGGACGCGAAGAACAGAGAACGTAAGAATCTCAAACCGGCGTCGTCTTGTCTTGTTAAAGAAGCAGGCAAGGGAAACTGGTCGAAACTAAAACGTCTCTTCTCAATGGGGTCGAGAAAATCCAACTACACGGCCGTTTCCGCCGCTAGTGAGCATCCGATCTCGGCGGTGGAAGCGGTTGCGGTGCCTTCATTGGGTAAAATGAAGAAATTCGCGAGCAGCAGAGAAGCTCTCGGTGGATTTGATAGGACGGCCGAGATCAAACGTGAAGAATCTCGGTCCGATCATCATCGCCGAGGGTACTCTTCCGATGACAAAGAGACGATGATTCCATGCGCTGTAAGCACGCCTCTGGCCCTGTGCTCGAGACAGAAGAGTGAAGTTAATTTGTGGAAGAGAAGAACCATGGATCGACCAAAACCACTTCAAGTTAAAGCTAGTTATTAA